The following nucleotide sequence is from Methanofollis fontis.
TTCTCCACCGAGAACTTCAGGAGGGACCGGGAGGAGGTGGCATATCTCTTCGAGCTCTTCAAGGAGAAGTTCATCTCGATCCTCAGCGACGAACGCGTGCACAAAAACCATATCAGGGTGCAGATGATCGGCGACCGCTCGATGGTCCCCGCCGACCTCCTCCAGACGATCGAGGAGGCCGAGGCGGCGACCCGCCATTACAGCCGTTTTTTCCTGAACATTGCCCTTGCATACGGGGGGAGAAACGAGATGGTCCACGCCGCCCGGCGGGTCGTGGAGGGTGTGCGTGACGGGCAGATCGACCCGGCGTCCATCACGCCCCGCACCGTGGAGGACTACCTCTATGACGGCATCCATCTGCCGCCGGTGGACCTGATCGTCCGGACCGGCAATGAACGGCGGACCTCGAATTTCCTGCCGTGGATGGCGAACGGGAACGAGTGTGCGGTCTATTTCTGTGCACCTTACTGGCCGCTCTTCAGGAAGATCGACCTGTTGCGTGCGATACGGGTCTACGACCAGCGCCTGCGGTCGGCCTGATCACGCCCCGAACCGGCGTTTTCGTGCCGCATAATCCCTCAATGCCCTGAGAAAATCGATTTTTCTGAACTGTATCCAGTTTACGTCCAGGAAGAAGAACTCCGAGTAGACCGATTGCCAGATCAGAAAGTCGGTGAGATAGTTGCCGCCGGTCTTGATCACCAGGTCGGGTGCGCACCTGAAGGTGAGGTGACGTTCGATCACCTCTTCGTCGATCTCCCCGGGCTCGATCCCCTCGGCGGCGATCCGCCGGATCGAATCGGTGACCTCGTCCCGCCCGCTCTTCCCGACGGCGACGGTCACCAGCATTCCCTTCCCACCGGTCTCCACCCGGTCGCCGATATAGAGGTGGAGATTGGCGTTCTCTGATATCTGTTGGATCTGGGGGATATATGGCTCGATCCGGGCGGGATCGTCGGTCGAGATATGGAATGTGACGCTTGAAAGCCCCACCTCCCGGCACCAATCCGCCACCTCGACGATCCGCGCCGGGGCGCCGGTCATGTCCTCCTCGGTGATCATAAAGCAGATATGTTCGGGAAGGGAGGTGAGGCGCCCCTGAAGCATCCGCTCATACAGCCAGCGGATCATTCATCCGCCCTCAGAAGCGCCGAAAGGGGGCGGGTGTTCAGGATGTCGGACGGACCGCACCAGCCGCGTCTGGCCAGGGCGACGCCATAGCGCATCGCCTCAAGGTCGCTTCGCCGGTGTGCATCGGTCCCGATCGAGAGGTTCACGCCCTGTTCTTTTGCCTGCCTGATATAAATATCATCGAGATCGAGTCTGGCCGGCGAGGCGTTGATCTCCAGTGCGGTCCCCGTCGCCGCCGCCGCATCGATGATCCGGTCCATATCGACGGCGGTGGGGGGTCGACGGCCGATGAGGCGGGCCGTGGGGTGGCCGATGATGTCGACGTGCTCGTTCTCGATCGCCACGATCATCCGTCTGGTCATGGTGTCGGCGTCCTGCCCGAAGGCCGTATGCACCGATGCCACCACCAGGTCGCATGCCTTCAGGGCGGTATCAGGGAGGGAAAGATGGCCGTCGGCCAGGATGTCGACCTCGATGCCGGCGAGCAGGGTGCAGGCGGCGTTCCGGTTCACCCGCTCGATCTCATGCCGCTGCCGCTCCAGGCGGGCGGCATCGAGGCCGTGCGTCACCCCGATCCCGGCGGCATGATCGGTGATCAGGATATACTCATACCCCTTCTTCTCCCCTTCGTCGGCGATATCCGGAAGCGAAAGCGTGCCGTCGCTCCACTCCGAGTGCACATGCAGGTCGCCCCTGATCGCACCCGCATCCACCAGGTCGGGGAGTCGCCCCTCCAGTGCATACTCCACCTCGCCCCGGTCCTCCCTGAGTTCGGGCGGCACCGGCACCATCCCGAGGGCCCCGAACACCCCCTCCTCGGTCGGGAAGGTCCGCACTTCCCCGCTCTCCCGCATCAAGAGGCCGTATTCGTTCAGCCGCATCCCCTGTTCTGCGGCAATACCCCTGAGCCTGATGTTGAATGCCTTTGAACCGGTGAGATAGAGCAGCATCGTCCCCAGTTCGGCGGTATCAGCGTACCTGATA
It contains:
- the uppS gene encoding polyprenyl diphosphate synthase, giving the protein MNLREQIEPFYERYLRWQCRQIPDHIAIIMDGNRRYARMLGAGTITGHRAGAETTTRVLEWAQELGIRTITLYSFSTENFRRDREEVAYLFELFKEKFISILSDERVHKNHIRVQMIGDRSMVPADLLQTIEEAEAATRHYSRFFLNIALAYGGRNEMVHAARRVVEGVRDGQIDPASITPRTVEDYLYDGIHLPPVDLIVRTGNERRTSNFLPWMANGNECAVYFCAPYWPLFRKIDLLRAIRVYDQRLRSA
- a CDS encoding undecaprenyl diphosphate synthase family protein, with translation MIRWLYERMLQGRLTSLPEHICFMITEEDMTGAPARIVEVADWCREVGLSSVTFHISTDDPARIEPYIPQIQQISENANLHLYIGDRVETGGKGMLVTVAVGKSGRDEVTDSIRRIAAEGIEPGEIDEEVIERHLTFRCAPDLVIKTGGNYLTDFLIWQSVYSEFFFLDVNWIQFRKIDFLRALRDYAARKRRFGA
- the polX gene encoding DNA polymerase/3'-5' exonuclease PolX, with product MEMTNRQVARVLEEIGQLLEVQGENRFKVRAYMAAADRIGHLTGPVGDLTEEELEAIPGIGRALAGKIHQIVQTGTCTERERLIDATPPGLIPLLDLPGVGPKTVRRLWTELGVEDTDSLIAAARNRRVRALKGFGAKKESDILRAAETAGKMTERMDVSGAKRRAAVLMAAIPGEAWVAGSLRRGRSTIGDIDIVTTAPPGETNRALRRIADSMIDEGERKTSVRIEGRRADIRYADTAELGTMLLYLTGSKAFNIRLRGIAAEQGMRLNEYGLLMRESGEVRTFPTEEGVFGALGMVPVPPELREDRGEVEYALEGRLPDLVDAGAIRGDLHVHSEWSDGTLSLPDIADEGEKKGYEYILITDHAAGIGVTHGLDAARLERQRHEIERVNRNAACTLLAGIEVDILADGHLSLPDTALKACDLVVASVHTAFGQDADTMTRRMIVAIENEHVDIIGHPTARLIGRRPPTAVDMDRIIDAAAATGTALEINASPARLDLDDIYIRQAKEQGVNLSIGTDAHRRSDLEAMRYGVALARRGWCGPSDILNTRPLSALLRADE